One Natator depressus isolate rNatDep1 chromosome 6, rNatDep2.hap1, whole genome shotgun sequence DNA window includes the following coding sequences:
- the EXD2 gene encoding exonuclease 3'-5' domain-containing protein 2 isoform X1, whose protein sequence is MLRQTAVTVTVATLLSIAVGGLVLWKVSQRRKERVRGGGKQGGALRRSGDEELTKVEEKELHSYVGSPTISWVEEILGAEIVIVSEAEEWDRVEPLLKKELQRWPVLGIDCEWVSVEGKASPVSLLQMASSSGFCILVRLPRLVSSGQTVPKSLLDILADSTILKVGVGCWEDSCKLLQNYGLAVKGSVDLRYLAMRQRKDLLCNGLSLKSLAEKVLNCPLDKSLRLRCSNWEAEELTQDQVSYAAKDAQVSMALFLHLLGFFFIPATSGGENAAVVWEKVLGKCQGLMDVPFRGRSSSSLGDDGNGEVDTQQKPRNRKSATNGQSPVHQQVKDPRKQKRKPLGVGYSARKSPLYDNCFLHAPDGQPLCTCDRKKAQWYLDKGIGELVSTDPFVVKLQFEPSGRPESQVDYYLTVKENLCVVCGKRESYIRPSSLGQAGHTCSSFHPFRCHMRAQGFISLMKISICLLRRRRHSAGNMEPAHITVAIMSTINTAHIFQQDMQNHNLQEKQNQARRRQLQHSDKSEEDMDTDFSQSTGPCNVYIMVSIGQVHGMEC, encoded by the exons ATGCTCAGACAAACGGCAGTGACAGTTACTGTGGCAACCCTGTTGAGCATTGCAGTAGGGGGTCTCGTTTTGTGGAAAGTCAGCCAGCGTCGGAAAGAAAGGGTCCGTGGTGGTGGTAAACAAGGTGGAGCTCTGAGAAGGTCAGGCGATGAGGAACTGACGAAAGTGGAGGAGAAGGAGTTGCATTCATATGTCGGTTCTCCCACCATTTCCTGGGTAGAGGAGATCCTTGGTGCAGAAATAGTGATAGTTTCAGAGGCAGAGGAGTGGGATCGAGTGGAACCATTACTGAagaaggagctgcagaggtggccaGTGCTTGGGATTGACTGTGAGTGG GTGTCAGTGGAAGGAAAGGCCAGTCCTGTATCCCTCTTACAGATGGCCTCTTCCAGTGGCTTTTGCATTCTTGTTCGATTGCCCAGGTTGGTTAGCAGTGGACAGACTGTCCCAAAGTCTTTACTGGACATCTTGGCAGATAGCACTATATTAAAAGTTGGCGTTGGATGTTGGGAAGATTCTTGCAAGCTACTTCAGAATTATGGCCTTGCAGTCAAAGGGAGCGTAGACCTCCGGTACCTAGCCATGAGACAGAG GAAGGATCTGCTCTGTAATGGACTCAGCCTCAAATCTCTAGCTGAGAAAGTCCTGAACTGCCCACTCGACAAGTCTCTTCGCTTGCGCTGCAGCAACTGGGAGGCAGAAGAGCTGACTCAAGACCAG GTCAGTTATGCTGCCAAGGATGCCCAGGTCTCAATGGCTCTGTTTCTCCATCTGCTGGGATTTTTCTTCATCCCTGCTACAAGTGGAGGTGAAAATGCTGCTGTTGTTTGGGAAAAAGTACTTGGCAAGTGCCAGGGCTTGATGGATGTCCCATTcagaggaagaagcagcagcagtctAGGAGACGATGGAAACGGAGAGGTGGACACCCAGCAGAAACCAAGGAATCGGAAGTCTGCAACTAATGGCCAGTCCCCAGTACATCAACAAGTGAAGGATCCCCGCAAACAGAAGCGAAAGCCTCTGGGTGTAGGATATTCTGCAAG AAAATCTCCCCTGTATGATAACTGCTTCCTGCATGCACCAGACGGACAGCCTCTGTGTACTTGTGATCGCAAAAAGGCCCAGTGGTACCTGGACAAGGGCATTGGAG AGTTGGTGAGCACAGATCCATTTGTTGTGAAGCTGCAGTTCGAGCCCTCAGGACGTCCTGAGTCCCAAGTCGATTACTATCTGACAGTCAAGGAGAacttgtgtgtggtgtgtggcaaGAGAGAGTCCTACATCCG CCCCTCCAGCCTAGGCCAAGCAGGGCACACGTGCAGTTCTTTTCATCCCTTCAGATGTCATATGAGAGCTCAGGGCTTCATCAGCTTGATGAAAATCTCCATATGtctactaagg cgcagacGCCATAGcgctgggaacatggagcctgcTCACATCACcgtggcaattatgagcactataaacaccgcaCACATtttccagcaggatatgcagaaccataacctgcaagaaaagcaaaatcAGGCGAGGAGAAGGCAACTGCAGCACAGTGACAAGAGTgaagaggacatggacacagacttctctcaaagcacgggcccctgcaatgtgtacatcatggtgtcaattgggcaggttcatggtaTGGAATGCTGa
- the EXD2 gene encoding exonuclease 3'-5' domain-containing protein 2 isoform X4, with protein MLRQTAVTVTVATLLSIAVGGLVLWKVSQRRKERVRGGGKQGGALRRSGDEELTKVEEKELHSYVGSPTISWVEEILGAEIVIVSEAEEWDRVEPLLKKELQRWPVLGIDCEWVSVEGKASPVSLLQMASSSGFCILVRLPRLVSSGQTVPKSLLDILADSTILKVGVGCWEDSCKLLQNYGLAVKGSVDLRYLAMRQRKDLLCNGLSLKSLAEKVLNCPLDKSLRLRCSNWEAEELTQDQVSYAAKDAQVSMALFLHLLGFFFIPATSGGENAAVVWEKVLGKCQGLMDVPFRGRSSSSLGDDGNGEVDTQQKPRNRKSATNGQSPVHQQVKDPRKQKRKPLGVGYSARKSPLYDNCFLHAPDGQPLCTCDRKKAQWYLDKGIGELVSTDPFVVKLQFEPSGRPESQVDYYLTVKENLCVVCGKRESYIRKNIVPHEYRRHFPIQMKDHNSHDVLLLCTSCHAISNYYDNHLKQRLAEEFSAPIGCEEGVRLLEDPLRRQVRSGARALLNADSLPDTRREELLQGIKDFFNTETVTSEMLQEAAGLETRIWNERYVPHGLKVVQSFAKGGLRSLMELEGRWRQHFLDTMQPKHLPRRWSVNHNHGKLIRKYGEDLQIQLS; from the exons ATGCTCAGACAAACGGCAGTGACAGTTACTGTGGCAACCCTGTTGAGCATTGCAGTAGGGGGTCTCGTTTTGTGGAAAGTCAGCCAGCGTCGGAAAGAAAGGGTCCGTGGTGGTGGTAAACAAGGTGGAGCTCTGAGAAGGTCAGGCGATGAGGAACTGACGAAAGTGGAGGAGAAGGAGTTGCATTCATATGTCGGTTCTCCCACCATTTCCTGGGTAGAGGAGATCCTTGGTGCAGAAATAGTGATAGTTTCAGAGGCAGAGGAGTGGGATCGAGTGGAACCATTACTGAagaaggagctgcagaggtggccaGTGCTTGGGATTGACTGTGAGTGG GTGTCAGTGGAAGGAAAGGCCAGTCCTGTATCCCTCTTACAGATGGCCTCTTCCAGTGGCTTTTGCATTCTTGTTCGATTGCCCAGGTTGGTTAGCAGTGGACAGACTGTCCCAAAGTCTTTACTGGACATCTTGGCAGATAGCACTATATTAAAAGTTGGCGTTGGATGTTGGGAAGATTCTTGCAAGCTACTTCAGAATTATGGCCTTGCAGTCAAAGGGAGCGTAGACCTCCGGTACCTAGCCATGAGACAGAG GAAGGATCTGCTCTGTAATGGACTCAGCCTCAAATCTCTAGCTGAGAAAGTCCTGAACTGCCCACTCGACAAGTCTCTTCGCTTGCGCTGCAGCAACTGGGAGGCAGAAGAGCTGACTCAAGACCAG GTCAGTTATGCTGCCAAGGATGCCCAGGTCTCAATGGCTCTGTTTCTCCATCTGCTGGGATTTTTCTTCATCCCTGCTACAAGTGGAGGTGAAAATGCTGCTGTTGTTTGGGAAAAAGTACTTGGCAAGTGCCAGGGCTTGATGGATGTCCCATTcagaggaagaagcagcagcagtctAGGAGACGATGGAAACGGAGAGGTGGACACCCAGCAGAAACCAAGGAATCGGAAGTCTGCAACTAATGGCCAGTCCCCAGTACATCAACAAGTGAAGGATCCCCGCAAACAGAAGCGAAAGCCTCTGGGTGTAGGATATTCTGCAAG AAAATCTCCCCTGTATGATAACTGCTTCCTGCATGCACCAGACGGACAGCCTCTGTGTACTTGTGATCGCAAAAAGGCCCAGTGGTACCTGGACAAGGGCATTGGAG AGTTGGTGAGCACAGATCCATTTGTTGTGAAGCTGCAGTTCGAGCCCTCAGGACGTCCTGAGTCCCAAGTCGATTACTATCTGACAGTCAAGGAGAacttgtgtgtggtgtgtggcaaGAGAGAGTCCTACATCCG GAAGAACATTGTACCTCACGAGTACAGGAGACACTTTCCCATCCAGATGAAGGACCACAACTCCCATGACGTACTGCTGCTTTGCACTTCCTGCCATGCCATTTCCAATTACTACGACAATCATCTCAAGCAGCGGCTGGCCGAGGAGTTCAGTGCCCCCATTGGCTGTGAGGAAGGGGTGCGCCTGCTAGAGGACCCCCTGCGAAGGCAGGTCCGGTCAGGGGCCAGGGCTTTGCTGAATGCAGACAGCCTGCCTGACACCAGGAGGGAGGAGCTGTTGCAAGGAATCAAGGACTTTTTTAACACAGAGACGGTTACATCAGAGatgctccaggaagcagcaggCCTGGAAACCAG GATTTGGAATGAGCGCTACGTGCCGCATGGGCTGAAGGTGGTGCAGAGCTTTGCCAAAGGGGGGCTGCGCTCGCTCATGGAGCTGGAGGGGCGTTGGCGGCAGCACTTTCTGGACACCATGCAACCGAAGCATCTCCCAAGGCGGTGGTCGGTCAACCACAATCATGGGAAGCTGATTCGAAAATATGGGGAGGACCTTCAGATCCAGCTGTCGTGA
- the EXD2 gene encoding exonuclease 3'-5' domain-containing protein 2 isoform X2 gives MLRQTAVTVTVATLLSIAVGGLVLWKVSQRRKERVRGGGKQGGALRRSGDEELTKVEEKELHSYVGSPTISWVEEILGAEIVIVSEAEEWDRVEPLLKKELQRWPVLGIDCEWVSVEGKASPVSLLQMASSSGFCILVRLPRLVSSGQTVPKSLLDILADSTILKVGVGCWEDSCKLLQNYGLAVKGSVDLRYLAMRQRKDLLCNGLSLKSLAEKVLNCPLDKSLRLRCSNWEAEELTQDQVSYAAKDAQVSMALFLHLLGFFFIPATSGGENAAVVWEKVLGKCQGLMDVPFRGRSSSSLGDDGNGEVDTQQKPRNRKSATNGQSPVHQQVKDPRKQKRKPLGVGYSARKSPLYDNCFLHAPDGQPLCTCDRKKAQWYLDKGIGELVSTDPFVVKLQFEPSGRPESQVDYYLTVKENLCVVCGKRESYIRRICRTITCKKSKIRRGEGNCSTVTRVKRTWTQTSLKARAPAMCTSWCQLGRFMVWNAESGPGKQAQTGGTA, from the exons ATGCTCAGACAAACGGCAGTGACAGTTACTGTGGCAACCCTGTTGAGCATTGCAGTAGGGGGTCTCGTTTTGTGGAAAGTCAGCCAGCGTCGGAAAGAAAGGGTCCGTGGTGGTGGTAAACAAGGTGGAGCTCTGAGAAGGTCAGGCGATGAGGAACTGACGAAAGTGGAGGAGAAGGAGTTGCATTCATATGTCGGTTCTCCCACCATTTCCTGGGTAGAGGAGATCCTTGGTGCAGAAATAGTGATAGTTTCAGAGGCAGAGGAGTGGGATCGAGTGGAACCATTACTGAagaaggagctgcagaggtggccaGTGCTTGGGATTGACTGTGAGTGG GTGTCAGTGGAAGGAAAGGCCAGTCCTGTATCCCTCTTACAGATGGCCTCTTCCAGTGGCTTTTGCATTCTTGTTCGATTGCCCAGGTTGGTTAGCAGTGGACAGACTGTCCCAAAGTCTTTACTGGACATCTTGGCAGATAGCACTATATTAAAAGTTGGCGTTGGATGTTGGGAAGATTCTTGCAAGCTACTTCAGAATTATGGCCTTGCAGTCAAAGGGAGCGTAGACCTCCGGTACCTAGCCATGAGACAGAG GAAGGATCTGCTCTGTAATGGACTCAGCCTCAAATCTCTAGCTGAGAAAGTCCTGAACTGCCCACTCGACAAGTCTCTTCGCTTGCGCTGCAGCAACTGGGAGGCAGAAGAGCTGACTCAAGACCAG GTCAGTTATGCTGCCAAGGATGCCCAGGTCTCAATGGCTCTGTTTCTCCATCTGCTGGGATTTTTCTTCATCCCTGCTACAAGTGGAGGTGAAAATGCTGCTGTTGTTTGGGAAAAAGTACTTGGCAAGTGCCAGGGCTTGATGGATGTCCCATTcagaggaagaagcagcagcagtctAGGAGACGATGGAAACGGAGAGGTGGACACCCAGCAGAAACCAAGGAATCGGAAGTCTGCAACTAATGGCCAGTCCCCAGTACATCAACAAGTGAAGGATCCCCGCAAACAGAAGCGAAAGCCTCTGGGTGTAGGATATTCTGCAAG AAAATCTCCCCTGTATGATAACTGCTTCCTGCATGCACCAGACGGACAGCCTCTGTGTACTTGTGATCGCAAAAAGGCCCAGTGGTACCTGGACAAGGGCATTGGAG AGTTGGTGAGCACAGATCCATTTGTTGTGAAGCTGCAGTTCGAGCCCTCAGGACGTCCTGAGTCCCAAGTCGATTACTATCTGACAGTCAAGGAGAacttgtgtgtggtgtgtggcaaGAGAGAGTCCTACATCCG caggatatgcagaaccataacctgcaagaaaagcaaaatcAGGCGAGGAGAAGGCAACTGCAGCACAGTGACAAGAGTgaagaggacatggacacagacttctctcaaagcacgggcccctgcaatgtgtacatcatggtgtcaattgggcaggttcatggtaTGGAATGCTGaatctgggcccgggaaacaagcacagactggtgggaccgcatag
- the EXD2 gene encoding exonuclease 3'-5' domain-containing protein 2 isoform X3 has protein sequence MLRQTAVTVTVATLLSIAVGGLVLWKVSQRRKERVRGGGKQGGALRRSGDEELTKVEEKELHSYVGSPTISWVEEILGAEIVIVSEAEEWDRVEPLLKKELQRWPVLGIDCEWVSVEGKASPVSLLQMASSSGFCILVRLPRLVSSGQTVPKSLLDILADSTILKVGVGCWEDSCKLLQNYGLAVKGSVDLRYLAMRQRKDLLCNGLSLKSLAEKVLNCPLDKSLRLRCSNWEAEELTQDQVSYAAKDAQVSMALFLHLLGFFFIPATSGGENAAVVWEKVLGKCQGLMDVPFRGRSSSSLGDDGNGEVDTQQKPRNRKSATNGQSPVHQQVKDPRKQKRKPLGVGYSARKSPLYDNCFLHAPDGQPLCTCDRKKAQWYLDKGIGELVSTDPFVVKLQFEPSGRPESQVDYYLTVKENLCVVCGKRESYIRICRTITCKKSKIRRGEGNCSTVTRVKRTWTQTSLKARAPAMCTSWCQLGRFMVWNAESGPGKQAQTGGTA, from the exons ATGCTCAGACAAACGGCAGTGACAGTTACTGTGGCAACCCTGTTGAGCATTGCAGTAGGGGGTCTCGTTTTGTGGAAAGTCAGCCAGCGTCGGAAAGAAAGGGTCCGTGGTGGTGGTAAACAAGGTGGAGCTCTGAGAAGGTCAGGCGATGAGGAACTGACGAAAGTGGAGGAGAAGGAGTTGCATTCATATGTCGGTTCTCCCACCATTTCCTGGGTAGAGGAGATCCTTGGTGCAGAAATAGTGATAGTTTCAGAGGCAGAGGAGTGGGATCGAGTGGAACCATTACTGAagaaggagctgcagaggtggccaGTGCTTGGGATTGACTGTGAGTGG GTGTCAGTGGAAGGAAAGGCCAGTCCTGTATCCCTCTTACAGATGGCCTCTTCCAGTGGCTTTTGCATTCTTGTTCGATTGCCCAGGTTGGTTAGCAGTGGACAGACTGTCCCAAAGTCTTTACTGGACATCTTGGCAGATAGCACTATATTAAAAGTTGGCGTTGGATGTTGGGAAGATTCTTGCAAGCTACTTCAGAATTATGGCCTTGCAGTCAAAGGGAGCGTAGACCTCCGGTACCTAGCCATGAGACAGAG GAAGGATCTGCTCTGTAATGGACTCAGCCTCAAATCTCTAGCTGAGAAAGTCCTGAACTGCCCACTCGACAAGTCTCTTCGCTTGCGCTGCAGCAACTGGGAGGCAGAAGAGCTGACTCAAGACCAG GTCAGTTATGCTGCCAAGGATGCCCAGGTCTCAATGGCTCTGTTTCTCCATCTGCTGGGATTTTTCTTCATCCCTGCTACAAGTGGAGGTGAAAATGCTGCTGTTGTTTGGGAAAAAGTACTTGGCAAGTGCCAGGGCTTGATGGATGTCCCATTcagaggaagaagcagcagcagtctAGGAGACGATGGAAACGGAGAGGTGGACACCCAGCAGAAACCAAGGAATCGGAAGTCTGCAACTAATGGCCAGTCCCCAGTACATCAACAAGTGAAGGATCCCCGCAAACAGAAGCGAAAGCCTCTGGGTGTAGGATATTCTGCAAG AAAATCTCCCCTGTATGATAACTGCTTCCTGCATGCACCAGACGGACAGCCTCTGTGTACTTGTGATCGCAAAAAGGCCCAGTGGTACCTGGACAAGGGCATTGGAG AGTTGGTGAGCACAGATCCATTTGTTGTGAAGCTGCAGTTCGAGCCCTCAGGACGTCCTGAGTCCCAAGTCGATTACTATCTGACAGTCAAGGAGAacttgtgtgtggtgtgtggcaaGAGAGAGTCCTACATCCG gatatgcagaaccataacctgcaagaaaagcaaaatcAGGCGAGGAGAAGGCAACTGCAGCACAGTGACAAGAGTgaagaggacatggacacagacttctctcaaagcacgggcccctgcaatgtgtacatcatggtgtcaattgggcaggttcatggtaTGGAATGCTGaatctgggcccgggaaacaagcacagactggtgggaccgcatag